CCATGACGCAGGCCAAGGCGGTGAGCAACTACACCAACTCCATCCTGGCCAACATGGAAGCCACCGATGAGGGCTACGACGAAGCGCTGCTGCTCGACAGCTCCGGCTTTGTGTCCGAAGGTGCGGGCGAGAACATCTTTGTGGTCAAGAACGGCGTGATTTATACGCCCGACCTGTCGGCCGGTGCCCTCAACGGCATCACCCGCAACACCGTCTTTCATATCGCCAAGGACCTGGGCCTGGAGATCGTGCAAAAGCGCATCACGCGCGACGAGGTGTACATCGCCGATGAAGCCTTCTTCACCGGCACGGCGGCCGAAGTCACGCCCATCCGCGAGCTGGACCGCATCGAGCTGGGCAAGGGCGACTACGTGGGCAGCCGTGGCCCCATCACCGAAAAAATCCAAACTGCGTTCTTTGACATCGTCAACGGCCGCAACCCCCAATACGCCCACTGGCTCACCAAGGTTTGATCATGTCGCAAGCAGTTATTGAAGTTCTGGCCAAGGATCTGAACGCCCAAGGCGGCGTGTTCTGCCCTAACCCCAAGGCCGACATGAAGCTCTGGAACAGCCACCCCAAGGTGTACCTGGACGTGGCCCACCACGGCGAGGGCAAGTGCCCTTATTGCGGCACCGTGTACCGCCTGAAGGCGGGCGAAGTCGTCCGCGCAGGGCACTGAGCTTGCAGCGGCGCAGCCGGCTGCCGGGGGCGCCATGCGGGTGATGCACTTCGTCACCGGGGGGTTCTCTGGTGCCACCCAGGTGGCGGTAGACCTGTGCTTGGCCGCCCGCAGTGCGGGGCAGGACGTGGTGCTGGTGCTGCGCCGCAAGCGCCGCACCACACTACCCGAAAAAGTAGATGCTTTGCGCGCCCAGGGCCTGGACGTGCGCGTGGTGCCCGGCTGGACCCATTTCGCCACGGTGTGGGCCCTGCGCGCGCTGGCGCTGCAGTGGCGCCCCGACATCCTGGTTGCCCATGGCTACAGCGAACACCTTTGGGGGCGCTACGCAGGCCTGTGGGCCAAGGTGCCCCGCCTGGTGCATGTGGAGCACAACTCCCGCGAACGCTACACGCGCTGGCGCCTGAAGCAGGCGCTGTGGTTGGCCGATCGCACTGCGGCCACGGTGGGCGTGTCCGAAGGCGTGCGCGAGCAGCTGGTGGCGCGCGGCTTCCCGGCAGCGCGCTGCGTGGCCATTCCCAATGGCATTGACCTCGAACGCTTCCCCGAGTCGGCCCTGGTGCCCTTTGCCGAGCGCGCGCCCGGCATCGTGATGGCGGCCCGCTTTGCCCGCCAGAAGGACCATGCCACCCTGATTGAAGCTGCGGCCTTGCTCAAGGCCCAGGGCGTGACTGCCCCGGTGTACCTGGCCGGCGGCGGCAAGGCAGGCATTCAAAAGCGCATGCGCGCCTTGGCCGAGCAGCGCGGGGTGGCCGATCAAGTGCACTTTCTGGGCCCGGTGGCCGACCTGCCCCAGCGCTTGATGCACAACCAGATTTTTGTCCTCTCCACCCATTACGAAGGCATGCCTTTGGCATTGGTGGAGGGCATGGCGGCGGGTTGCGCCTGCGTGGCGTCCGATGTGGTGGGCGTGCGCGGTGTCATGCAGCCAGGCCAGACGGGCCTGCTGGTGCCAGAGGGTGACGCACCCGCCTTGGCTCAGGCGCTGGCGGGCTTGTTGGCCGACCCGGCCCGTGCAGCCAGCCTGGGCCAAGCGGCACGGACGCAGGCCGTGCAAGAGTACCGCCTGGCAAAGATGCACGCCCGCTACCAGCAGTTGCTGGAGCGCGTGCATGCCGATGGCGCACCCTGAAATCGTTTCTCAAAACAGGCTCTAAAGGCGGGGCAAACGACGGCGGTGCCAGGCATTGCCTACCGTCAGAGCCAGCTTCATCGTGAACTTGCGCCAGCGCTGGCCGGGGGTGAGGGTGTCGCGGGTGTCCCAGATGCTGCTGACCTCGCTGGTGTCGTCCAGTGCAATGGCCGAGGGCGAGACGCCCAAGATGCGCAGTGGGTCGCCTTCCCACCAGAAGCGCAAATCCACATCAATCGGTCGGCCAAAAGGCTGGCGGTGCGCCAGCAGCTTGGCGGCACCGGCGCGGCTGATCACGTAGCCCGCCGTCATGCTCGGCACGCGGCTGTAGTCCACCAGCGCGGTGCCTGGCACCAGGGGGCGTGCGGACCGCACCTTCTCGCGGTCGCGGCCCAATAGCTTCACCATGTCCCACGGCGCTTGCAGAGCGGCAATGGCATTCACCACCTCGGCAAACTGCGGGGTCAGGCGCACATCGTCCTCCAGCACCACCAGGGCGGGGGCATCGTTGGCCAGCAGCTGTTGCCAGGCACCGATGTGGCTGGCATAGCAGCCTTTTTCTCCGTTGCGCAGGGGCTTGTAGTACTGGCGCGCATTCAGGCGGTCGCTGTACCAGCGGCTGGCTTGCTCGGGGGGCACGTCCGCCCACCACACGGCAGGAAAGCGCTCGCTGGGCATGTCGATGGACTGCAACTCGGCCAGCAGCCGCGTGCGGCGCTCGGCGTCGCGGTCCAGGTTGATGAAGACGATGGGCAGGCTCATGGGTGCGCTCAGCCCAGCAGGCGGCGCCACCAGCGGCGCTTCTTTTTGATCGGGGTGCCTTGTTGCAGGGCAATGGCCGCTTCCAGGTAGCGGACAAACTGCAATGGGCGCTGCGCGGTGGCGTCATCGGCCACGGCCACCAGCAGTTGCTCGTACGCGGGCTCGCGCGACTCGAACAGGTGAAAGAAGTCGTTGTCACCGTAGAAGGTGCCAATGCCAAACACCCCCTCGTTGCCCAGCGCAAACTTGGAGATCAATGTGGAGGTGGGCTTGTGCAGCACCAGCGGGACGCCCTGTTCACGCGCCAGGGCGGACATGCCTTCGGCTGCGTCAAAGGCCGAAGACGATTTGAGGTCGGGGCTTCCCAGCCGCTCCCACACGCTCTTGCGAAACGCCATGAACATGGGACCTGCATAGGTCTCGGTGGTTTTCTTGTGGTTGGAAAACTGCGACAGGCCGAAGATGGCGCCTTGCTCGGCGTGGGCTACGGCCAGGTCGTAGGCCGAGCGCTTGAGCGGGAAGGCGTCAATGTCACAAAAGATGACGATATCGTCGGATGCCATGCGCTCCACCACGCTGTTCATCCAGGTGCCATGGGGGATGCGGTGCGCAGATTCCTGCTGCAGCGGAACGTCCAGGGCGGCAAAAACTTCACGCTGCTTTTGCAGGATGACACTGGGGATGTTGTCCCAGTGCATGGTGTGAACAATAGGTTGGGGCATGGGCGCGAAGCACGCAGGCGCAGGGGCTGCTGCCGTGCAATGGATAATGTGAGGCTCTAATTATCGCGGCCTGGGCACCCATGATGTGCTGGCCTAGTGTCAATGTTGTTGCCGTTGCGGCGACAAGGTCTATGCAGTATCCCCACGTTTTTCTGCGCACGGCGGCTGTTTTCAGTGCCATCGCAGCCTTCTTTTCCATCCCGTGGACGCTTGCGGGGGCCAACATCGCGCTGCTTTGCCTGGTACTTACCTGGTTGCTGGCGGGCGGTTTGCGCCAGCGTTGGGATGTCGCCCGCGGCAACGCCGTCACCCTCCCGCTGCTGGCCCTGTACGCCATCATTTTGCTGGGCGCGGCCTACACCACCGCCCCCTGGCGCGTGGTAATGGACCACTGGCTCAAGTACGACAAGCTGCTGCTCATAGTCATCGCCATCACGCTGCTGGCCCAGGATGAAAAAACCCGCGAGCGCTGCTGGACGGCTTTCACCATCGCCGCCTTGTTCACTTTGGCCAGCAGCTACCTCAGCATCTGGTGGCGGCTGCCCTGGTCGCGCGCCCAGACGTTGGGCTGGGGGGGCGACCATTCCGTGTTCAAGGACTACATCACCCAAAGCGTGCTGATGGCGCTGCTGATGCTGCGCGGCCTGTATTTGGCGCTGCGTGCCAACGTCGCTTGGCAGCGTGGCGCCTGGCTGGCCGTGGCAGCGCTGGCCTTTGTGTGCAACACGCAGTTGCTGTATGGGCGCACGGGCTATGTGGCCACGGCGGTGGCCGTGCTGGCCTTTGTGCTGGCACTGGTGCCGGTGCGTCGGTGGTGGATGGCCCTGGCACTGGTCGCCGTGCTGCTGGCGGGCGCCGTACTGCTGTCGCCCACCATTGGTCCGCGTGTGGCACTGGGCCTGAAGGAGCTGGGCGAGGTGCCCGAGACCACGACCTCCATCGGGCCGCGCCTGTATTTCCTGCACTATGGGCTGGATCTGTTCTGGCAAAAGCCCTGGCTGGGCTGGGGCACGGGGGCATACCACGGCGAGTTTTGCCGCATTGCGACCACGCCCGAGTGGTGCGCGGCGGGCTCGTTCCATCCCCACAACCAGTTCTTGTTTTTCATGATTGAGCACGGGATTCCGGGGCTGCTGGCCTTTGTGGCTGTGTTTGCTGCCGCCCTGTGGCAAGCCGCCCGGATGGAGCGGCTGGACCGCGCCGTGGCCGTTGCCTTCGTGGGGGTGGCCTGCGTGGGCAGCCTCACGCACAGCGGTATCTGGCTGGCCAACGAGGGGCTGGCCTACAGCTTTGGCCTAGTGCTGGTACTGACGGCGCCGCTGCGGCCGTGCGCCAAGGCGCAGGCTGGTGTGCCTGCCTGATTGTCCCGTCAGGCCCGCGCTGGGGCCGTGATGTGGTCGAACTGCCGCACCCAGTGTGCGAAGTCGTACGGCTGCAAAGCCCCTTTTGGCAGCGGCGGCATGGGCGCTTGCAAGAACGCGGTGAGTGCCTGCGGGTCATCCTGCCCCAGGATGAAAAAGCGCGCAGGGTTATAAAACGGCAGCGTTCGCACGCATGGGTTGTTGGTGATGAGCTTCTTGTCGAAGAACAGCGCCTCCAGGCAGCGCACCGTCAGCCCGCTCTGGTTGGCTTGGGTGATCTCCAGCAGGCAGCGGGCGCGGTTGATGCTGTCGATGTTGCTGGGGTAGTCGATGCTCTGCGCCAGCACTTCCAGGCCAGGCACCTGCGGGTAGGTTTGGCCCGGTTCGGGCACCATGCGCAGACAGGTGCGCAGGCCCATGCCGTGCCATTGTTCGGCCAGAGTGCGCAGGGTCTCGAAACGGTGTTTGTCCTGGCCCAGAAAGTAGATGTCAAAGGCCTCGGGCAGGGGCTCGCGCAAACCCTCCACAGACCGGTACACCTGCTGCGTGAGCGTGAGTCCGTAGCGTTGCGCATCGCCCGGGTCGAACGTGAAGATGTTAAGCCCCAGCCCCTTGAGCTGCTGGATGTGCAACTGCCGCACCCGGTGGTTTTGCTGGTAGTCGATGACCGGGTTCCAGGTGAACACTGCGATGCGCTGGGTGCGCAGGTACTTGCGCAGAATACGCAGGTCCTTGATGTTCTCGATCCCGAAAATCAGCACCGGCGCTTGCTCTGGAATGGCCTGCAGCGCCTGCAGGTAAGCCTCAGGAAACGGGCGAAACCCCGGCAGCCGAAATGGGCACCACGCGTCCAGGGCCTTCAGCAGTGAATAGCCCACGCCCTTGATGCGCTTGGGGTGCGTGAGCACGCCAGCCCGCTGTGCGGGGGGCAGGCTGTCGAGCAAGAACTCCGTCAGCGTGAAGGGGTTGGCGATGATGTGGGGCATGGGCAATCGGGGTTCGGGCCGATTGTAGGCAGGGGCACGCAGGCTGCGGTCTTGCACCCCGCGTGCCCTCGGGCTTTCGCGCGGCAGCGTGCTCAGTGCGCGGTGGCCGCGCTGAGCTGCCTGCAAGCCGCCCGCCATTCCTCGGCCAGTGTCGCTACCAGCTGGGCTGCAGGCTGGGGCCGCACGGCTGCCACCCCTTGGCCAGCCCACAGCGACAAATGGCTGGAGCGGCCCTGGGCGGCTGCGGCGCGGCGCAGGGCGCCGGTCAGCGCGTTTTGCACGGGGTAGGCGGGCACGTTCGCTTCATCGGCCGCCATGGTTTCCATCATGGGGTTGACGATGCCGCGCGCGGGGCGGCCCGAGAAGATGCGGGTCAGTCGCGTATCGGTGTCCTTGGCCTGCACCAGGGCCTGGCGGTAGGCGGGGCTGATGCTGGACTCGGGGCAGGTCAAAAAGGCTGTGCCCATCTGCACCGCCTGCGCGCCCAGGGCCTGGGCGGCTGCAATGCCGCGCCCGTCCATGATGCCGCCCGCTGCAATCACCGGGATGTCCAGCGCATCCACGCATTGGGGCACCAGCGCCAGGGTGCCCACCAGGCTCGACTGGAAATCGCCCAAAAACGTACCCCGGTGGCCACCGGCCTCCATGCCGCTGGCACACACTGCGTCTGCCCCCACTGCCGCCCAGGCCTGGGCCTCGGCCACCGTGGTGGCCGTGCCCACCACCAGGCAGCCCACGGCTTGCAAGCGCGCCACTTGCGCGGAGGTCAGGATGCCAAAGGTGAAGCTGGCCACTGCCGGGCGCAGCGCCGCCAGGGCTTCCAGCTGGGTGCCAAAGTCTTCGCACCACTGCGCGGGCACCTCGGGTGCGAGGCCCAGCTCGGCATACAGAGGCGCCAGGCGCTGCAGCGCTGCCTCCACCGTGGCCGCATCAGGGGTGGGGGTGGCTTGCACAAAGAGGTTCATGCCAAAGGGCCGGTCCGTCAGCTGGCGCACGGCGGCCGCAGCCTCGGCCATGGCGGCGGGCGAGCGCATGCCGCAGCCCAGCATGCCCAGCCCGCCCGCAGCCGATATGGCAGCGGCCAGCGCGGGGCTGTCAGCACCCGTCATGGGGCCCTGGACGATGGGCAGGGTGATGGGCAGGCGCTGCAAAAGTGAATAGCTCATGGGTGCGGGCTCCGTTTCAGGTCGAGGAAATCCAGGTGGGCACGGCAGGGCCATGTCCCTGCCGCAGGCTGAACAAGGTGTCCAGCAGGGCATCGAGCGCGGGCGACTGGTAGCCGCGCCGGCGCACCAGCACGGTGTCGCAGTGCTGCAGCGGCACCAGGCGCAGAGCGGGGGGATCGCGCATCAGGTCCCACACGGCCTGGGGCACTACGCCCGCGCAGCGGCCTGCGGCCACGCAGGCCAGGATGGCGTGGTACGACGCTAGCTCCAGCACCTTGGGGGGCTTGCCTGTGCCTGTTCCTGTGGTTTGGGCGGAGCCCAGGGCCTGCTGCATCCAGGTCTCACCCAGGTGGCGGTAGGTGCAGCCGGTGCCGAAGGCGGCCAGCGTGTGCAACTGCAGATCGGCCGGGCTGTGCACCGGCGGGTGGTCGGCGGGCAGGGCCAGCAGCAAAGACTCCTGGTACACCGTGGTGCGCTCCATTGGCGCATCGGGCGCCAGCCCCTGCAAAGGCCAGGCCACCAGGGCCGCGTCCAGGGTGTGGGCCAGCACCTGCTCTGCCATCGGGGCGGAGGCGCCGGTGGTCAGCTCCAGCTCCACTTCGGGCCACTGCGCGTGCAGCCGTGCCAGGGGCTGCGGCAGGCGTGCGGCGGCGGTGCTTTCCATGGCGCCCAGGCGCAGGCGCCCGCTGGGGTAGGTGGGGCGCACGGCTTGGCGGGCCTCTTCGGCCAGCGCCAGCAGGCGGTCGGCATAGCCGCGCAGCGATTCACCGGCGGGCGTCAGCAGCATGCGCCGCCCTTCACGCAAAAACAGCGGAGCGCCCAGTTGCTCCTCCAGTTGCTGAACGCGCGTGGTCACGTTGGACTGCACGCGGCCCAGCCGCTCGGCCGCCCGGGTCACGCTGCCTTCTGCGGCGACGGCACGAAAGATTTCCAGTGCAGCAAGGTCCATAAATATTCTCTTTATGAGATGATTTATAAAAAATAAATCTCAATTCAGAATAATACGCCAGGTGGCTGCCACTACTCAGCAGGCGCTCTCTGGTGGCCTGGAACCTGCCCTCATGTCCTCTTCTGCCTCGGCCTCTTCGGCTGCCCCCGTCGCCTTGTTTGACCGCCCCTACACCGTGGCCCTGGCGGGCATGGCAGCGCTGGCGGCTGCGATGGGCATTGGCCGCTTTGCCTTTACCCCGCTGCTGCCCATGATGCTGCACGACGGGGTGATATCGCTGGCCGGTGGCAGCTGGCTGGCCACCGCCAACTATGTGGGCTACCTGCTGGGGGCGCTGGCCTGCATGGCCTTCCCGTGGGTGGCGCCGCGCGCGCGCCAGCGCTGGCATGCAGCGCGGCTGGCGCGCTGGGGGCTGCTGGCCACGGTGGTGTTGACTCTGGGCATGGCCTTGCCGTGGCCCTGGGCCTGGCCCGCACTGCGCTTTGCCGCAGGGGTGGCCAGCGCCCTGGTGTTTTTGAACGTCTCGGCCTGGTGCATGTTGCGCCTGGTGGCGCTGGGGCAGCCTGCGCTCGGGGGCTTCATTTTTTGCGGGCCGGGGCTGGGCATTGCGCTCACGGGCTTGTCGGCCAGCGCCATGGTGGCCTGGCACTGGCCCGCAGCGGCGGGCTGGGCTGTGTTTGGCTTGCTGTGCGTGGGGCTGTGCGCCTTGGTGTGGCCGGTGCTGCAAGGCTTGCCCCAGCCCAGCGCCGCCAGCGCGCAGGCCCCGTTGGCGGCGCCCACCGGGTTGGGCGTGGCGGCACGCAGCCTGCTCACGCTGGCCTACGGGTTGGCGGGGCTGGGGTACATCGTCACGGCCACGTTTTTGCCGGTGATTGCCCGGGCGGCCTTGCCCAGCGATTCCCCTTGGCCCGATTTGTTCTGGCCGCTGTTTGGCGCGGGTGTTGCCATGGGCGCGGCGCTATCGACGCGCACCCCCGCGCGGTGGGACAGGCGCTGGCTGCTGTTGGGGGCCTATTTGATGCAGGCAGCCGCCATTGCCTTGACCCTGGTGTGGCCCGGCGCCGCAGGGTTTGCGTTGGGCAGTTGGTTGCTGGGCTTGCCCTTCACGGCCATCACCTTCTATGCCCTGCAAGAGGCACGCCGGGTGTGGCCTGCGGCGGGAGACAGCTTTACGGGCCTGCTGACGGCTGCCTATGGCGTGGGGCAGATCGCAGGCCCACCTATGGTGGCGTGGCTGCTGCACGGTGCCGCTACGCAGGGCCAGGGGTTTGCACAGGGACTGGGTGCTGCCGCCGGAGCGCTGGTGGTGGGGGCCGTGGTATATGCCTTCATGGCGTGGCGCTGGCCCTTGAAGGCTCCCGGCCTTTGAGTGGACTACGGCGTGTGCGGCCCGGCGGCGGGTTGTGCCAGCGGCAGCCGCAGCACAAAGCAGGCGCCTCCGCCGACGTGGTCTTCGCAGTGCACGGTGCCGTTGTGGCGCCCGGCAATCGACCGTACCAGCGCCAGCCCCAGGCCCACGCCGCCCGAGCGTTCGCTGGCACCGGGCAGGCGGTAAAACGGCTCAAAAATGCGTTCGCGCTGCGCAGGCGGCACGCCGGGGCCTCGGTCGCACACGCGCACTTCGGCCATGCTGCCCGCGCGTTGCACCACCACGGTGATCTCGCCTGTGCTGTAGCGGCGGGCGTTCTCCAGCAGGTTGCGGATGGCGCGGCGCAGCAGCTTGGAGATGCCCTGCACCTCCAGCCCCTCGGGTACGGCGCTCACGTCCAGGTCGGCGTCAATGCGGGCGCATTCCTCGGCGGCCAGGCCGATCAGGTCCACGTCTTCCACGGTGCCCACATCGGCCTCGCGGGCGTCCAGGCGGCTGGCCAGCAGGATTTCATCCACCAGCTGGTCCAGCTCGGCAATGTTGCGCAAGATTTCGGCGCGAAAGGCGGGCGAGGGCTGATCGCCACCCATCAGCTCCAGCCCCATGCGGATGCGGGTGAGGGGTGAGCGCAACTCATGTGAGGCATTGGCCAGCAGCGACTTGTGCGACTTGACCAGGGTCTCGACCCGCGCGGCCGCCGCATTGAACTGACGGGCCAGGTCGGCCACCTCGTCTTGCCCGGTCTCGGGCACGCGCACCGACAGGTCGCCTTCGCCAAACTTTTTCACGCTGCGCTGCAGGGCTTCCAGTCGCAGGGTCAGGCGGCGGATGACGGGGTACACGCCCAGCGCGGCCGCCAAGCCCATGATGGCCAGCATCCATACAAAGCCAAACGGGGGGCGCAGCCAGAAGGCGCGGTCTGCCCCGCCAGGGGGGCCACCGGGTGGGCCTGGCGGCCCTAGGGCACGCCGCCGCTCCCCGCCGCGTTCGTCGGCGCGCTCGCCTCGCCGGTCTTCACGCGGGGGCTTGGGCCCCAGCTCCAGGGTGAACTTCTCGCCGTTGTCCGTTTCAATGCGGAAATCGATGCCTTCACCCGGCGGGCCGGGCTCGCGCACCGCATAGCCGCGCATCACGGTCTGCCCATCGGCGCTGCGCAGCAGCAACTCCCGCCCATGCGGAGCGGGCTGCACCATGTTGCCTTCTTCCACCGCCACCCGCCAGGCCCAGCCCACGGCCAGCGTCAGCACGGCCATGCCAGCCACCACGGCCAGCCAGATGCGCAAAGACAGGCGCTGGGCGAAGGGGTTAGTCAATGACATGGCCGCTCAATGGGTAGTTCGCACGCACATTGTTGGAATGAGGCCGCACCAGGCCAGCGGCCGCCGCGCAAGGGGCGCCCCGCCGCGCTGGCGGCGTCCCCCTGAGGGGGAAGGCGCGAAGCGACTCAGGGGGCATGTTCAATCCTGTTGCTTGGCAAACACGTAGCCCACGCCGCGCACGGTGAGGATGCGGCGGGGGTTCTTGGCGTCTTGCTCAATGGCGGCGCGGATGCGGCCCATGTGCACGTCGATGGAGCGGTCAAACGCGTCCAGCTCGCGGCCGCGCACGGCTTCCATGATCTGGTCGCGCGTGAGCACGCGGCCTGCGCGCTCGGCCAGGGCCAC
This Acidovorax sp. 106 DNA region includes the following protein-coding sequences:
- a CDS encoding LysR family transcriptional regulator, translated to MDLAALEIFRAVAAEGSVTRAAERLGRVQSNVTTRVQQLEEQLGAPLFLREGRRMLLTPAGESLRGYADRLLALAEEARQAVRPTYPSGRLRLGAMESTAAARLPQPLARLHAQWPEVELELTTGASAPMAEQVLAHTLDAALVAWPLQGLAPDAPMERTTVYQESLLLALPADHPPVHSPADLQLHTLAAFGTGCTYRHLGETWMQQALGSAQTTGTGTGKPPKVLELASYHAILACVAAGRCAGVVPQAVWDLMRDPPALRLVPLQHCDTVLVRRRGYQSPALDALLDTLFSLRQGHGPAVPTWISST
- a CDS encoding zinc-finger domain-containing protein, with product MSQAVIEVLAKDLNAQGGVFCPNPKADMKLWNSHPKVYLDVAHHGEGKCPYCGTVYRLKAGEVVRAGH
- a CDS encoding YbfB/YjiJ family MFS transporter, whose amino-acid sequence is MSSSASASSAAPVALFDRPYTVALAGMAALAAAMGIGRFAFTPLLPMMLHDGVISLAGGSWLATANYVGYLLGALACMAFPWVAPRARQRWHAARLARWGLLATVVLTLGMALPWPWAWPALRFAAGVASALVFLNVSAWCMLRLVALGQPALGGFIFCGPGLGIALTGLSASAMVAWHWPAAAGWAVFGLLCVGLCALVWPVLQGLPQPSAASAQAPLAAPTGLGVAARSLLTLAYGLAGLGYIVTATFLPVIARAALPSDSPWPDLFWPLFGAGVAMGAALSTRTPARWDRRWLLLGAYLMQAAAIALTLVWPGAAGFALGSWLLGLPFTAITFYALQEARRVWPAAGDSFTGLLTAAYGVGQIAGPPMVAWLLHGAATQGQGFAQGLGAAAGALVVGAVVYAFMAWRWPLKAPGL
- a CDS encoding glycosyltransferase, which gives rise to MRVMHFVTGGFSGATQVAVDLCLAARSAGQDVVLVLRRKRRTTLPEKVDALRAQGLDVRVVPGWTHFATVWALRALALQWRPDILVAHGYSEHLWGRYAGLWAKVPRLVHVEHNSRERYTRWRLKQALWLADRTAATVGVSEGVREQLVARGFPAARCVAIPNGIDLERFPESALVPFAERAPGIVMAARFARQKDHATLIEAAALLKAQGVTAPVYLAGGGKAGIQKRMRALAEQRGVADQVHFLGPVADLPQRLMHNQIFVLSTHYEGMPLALVEGMAAGCACVASDVVGVRGVMQPGQTGLLVPEGDAPALAQALAGLLADPARAASLGQAARTQAVQEYRLAKMHARYQQLLERVHADGAP
- a CDS encoding glycosyltransferase family 25 protein produces the protein MSLPIVFINLDRDAERRTRLLAELQSIDMPSERFPAVWWADVPPEQASRWYSDRLNARQYYKPLRNGEKGCYASHIGAWQQLLANDAPALVVLEDDVRLTPQFAEVVNAIAALQAPWDMVKLLGRDREKVRSARPLVPGTALVDYSRVPSMTAGYVISRAGAAKLLAHRQPFGRPIDVDLRFWWEGDPLRILGVSPSAIALDDTSEVSSIWDTRDTLTPGQRWRKFTMKLALTVGNAWHRRRLPRL
- a CDS encoding ATP-binding protein yields the protein MSLTNPFAQRLSLRIWLAVVAGMAVLTLAVGWAWRVAVEEGNMVQPAPHGRELLLRSADGQTVMRGYAVREPGPPGEGIDFRIETDNGEKFTLELGPKPPREDRRGERADERGGERRRALGPPGPPGGPPGGADRAFWLRPPFGFVWMLAIMGLAAALGVYPVIRRLTLRLEALQRSVKKFGEGDLSVRVPETGQDEVADLARQFNAAAARVETLVKSHKSLLANASHELRSPLTRIRMGLELMGGDQPSPAFRAEILRNIAELDQLVDEILLASRLDAREADVGTVEDVDLIGLAAEECARIDADLDVSAVPEGLEVQGISKLLRRAIRNLLENARRYSTGEITVVVQRAGSMAEVRVCDRGPGVPPAQRERIFEPFYRLPGASERSGGVGLGLALVRSIAGRHNGTVHCEDHVGGGACFVLRLPLAQPAAGPHTP
- a CDS encoding O-antigen ligase, encoding MQYPHVFLRTAAVFSAIAAFFSIPWTLAGANIALLCLVLTWLLAGGLRQRWDVARGNAVTLPLLALYAIILLGAAYTTAPWRVVMDHWLKYDKLLLIVIAITLLAQDEKTRERCWTAFTIAALFTLASSYLSIWWRLPWSRAQTLGWGGDHSVFKDYITQSVLMALLMLRGLYLALRANVAWQRGAWLAVAALAFVCNTQLLYGRTGYVATAVAVLAFVLALVPVRRWWMALALVAVLLAGAVLLSPTIGPRVALGLKELGEVPETTTSIGPRLYFLHYGLDLFWQKPWLGWGTGAYHGEFCRIATTPEWCAAGSFHPHNQFLFFMIEHGIPGLLAFVAVFAAALWQAARMERLDRAVAVAFVGVACVGSLTHSGIWLANEGLAYSFGLVLVLTAPLRPCAKAQAGVPA
- a CDS encoding nitronate monooxygenase family protein, yielding MSYSLLQRLPITLPIVQGPMTGADSPALAAAISAAGGLGMLGCGMRSPAAMAEAAAAVRQLTDRPFGMNLFVQATPTPDAATVEAALQRLAPLYAELGLAPEVPAQWCEDFGTQLEALAALRPAVASFTFGILTSAQVARLQAVGCLVVGTATTVAEAQAWAAVGADAVCASGMEAGGHRGTFLGDFQSSLVGTLALVPQCVDALDIPVIAAGGIMDGRGIAAAQALGAQAVQMGTAFLTCPESSISPAYRQALVQAKDTDTRLTRIFSGRPARGIVNPMMETMAADEANVPAYPVQNALTGALRRAAAAQGRSSHLSLWAGQGVAAVRPQPAAQLVATLAEEWRAACRQLSAATAH